In the Methylomonas rhizoryzae genome, one interval contains:
- a CDS encoding DegT/DnrJ/EryC1/StrS family aminotransferase, with product MKPIRSITDLAINGAAPAFDSPLHVGRPNIGSKQAFLDYVDDIFERRWFSNNGPLLQAFEQRVADFLQVKHCVAMCNGTVALEIAIRALGLSGEVIIPSYTFIATAHALHWQAITPVFADIDSKTHTLDPDAVRKMITPRTSGIIGVHLWGRPAAVSELQEIAQEYRLNLLFDAAHAFGCSHHGQMIGNFGACEVLSFHATKFFNTFEGGAVVTNDDDLAETMKLMRNFGFAGFDNVIYPGTNGKMTEISAAMGLVNLDAIQEVVSVNRRNYLAYCEQLAGIPGIEVVRYAEYERNNYQYVVVEVTEHSAVGRDEIIAALHAENILARKYFWPGCHNMLPYRQLFPHAGLLLANTNQVANRVIVLPTGTGVGLDEIKVICSVIRLLLEQ from the coding sequence ATGAAACCAATTAGGAGCATAACCGACCTTGCTATAAACGGCGCCGCACCTGCGTTCGATAGCCCTTTGCACGTAGGGCGACCCAATATCGGCAGTAAACAGGCTTTTCTGGATTATGTTGACGACATATTCGAGCGAAGGTGGTTCAGCAACAATGGACCGTTGTTACAAGCGTTCGAGCAGCGTGTTGCCGATTTTCTGCAGGTGAAACATTGCGTGGCGATGTGTAATGGCACGGTTGCCCTTGAAATTGCAATTCGCGCTCTCGGTCTTAGTGGCGAAGTCATTATTCCGTCTTATACCTTTATTGCCACCGCGCATGCCCTGCATTGGCAAGCCATCACGCCGGTGTTCGCCGATATAGACTCCAAAACGCATACGCTAGACCCGGACGCCGTAAGAAAAATGATTACCCCGCGCACCAGCGGAATTATCGGCGTGCACTTATGGGGGCGCCCGGCGGCAGTCTCCGAATTGCAGGAAATTGCCCAAGAATATCGCCTTAATTTGTTGTTCGACGCTGCACATGCCTTCGGTTGTTCGCATCATGGACAGATGATAGGCAATTTCGGTGCCTGCGAAGTATTGAGCTTTCATGCCACTAAATTTTTTAATACCTTCGAAGGCGGAGCCGTCGTAACCAACGACGATGATTTGGCGGAAACGATGAAACTGATGCGTAATTTTGGTTTTGCCGGATTCGATAATGTCATTTATCCCGGAACCAACGGCAAAATGACTGAAATTTCTGCGGCTATGGGCTTGGTTAATCTGGATGCGATTCAGGAGGTCGTGTCAGTCAACCGACGCAATTACCTGGCGTATTGCGAACAACTCGCGGGTATACCCGGTATCGAGGTAGTGCGTTACGCAGAGTATGAACGCAACAATTACCAGTATGTCGTTGTAGAGGTTACCGAACACAGCGCAGTCGGGCGAGACGAGATCATTGCCGCGCTGCATGCCGAAAATATTCTTGCGCGAAAATACTTTTGGCCCGGATGCCACAACATGCTGCCGTATCGACAGCTGTTCCCCCATGCCGGATTGCTGTTGGCTAATACTAACCAAGTCGCCAATCGAGTAATCGTATTGCCCACGGGTACCGGTGTCGGCCTGGACGAAATTAAGGTGATTTGTTCGGTCATCCGTCTGTTGTTGGAACAATGA
- a CDS encoding LbetaH domain-containing protein has translation MMEYIKLTQRLSVASIVDLCRDILAGIGTAVQYIDGESNISEIAGVADGRCVAANTVCFLEKVPRQTLPVALKNALVITRPDLVSSLTGCNLLVTADPRALFIDLLDRLIVYPGFNSFSSIIDAVPMIDPEAEIHPCAIIEDGVGIGAGTRIAAGCVIKRGTFIGKDVTIRENTVVGCDGIALYKALDGRVLRFPHVAGVIIEDQVEIGANCVLPRGAMKCSRVGSQSVIGNLCNLGHAVQIGRKVWMSVGCLIGGNSVIGDGSSLGLGVNVRDNLQIGQNCSLGMGSVVVKNLPDGDSVFGNPAKRMPRIKAGPER, from the coding sequence ATGATGGAATATATCAAGTTAACTCAGCGCCTTTCTGTCGCCTCCATTGTAGATTTGTGCCGCGATATTTTGGCTGGCATCGGTACCGCGGTGCAGTATATCGACGGAGAATCGAACATTTCCGAGATTGCCGGGGTTGCGGACGGACGCTGCGTTGCGGCAAATACCGTGTGTTTTCTCGAGAAAGTGCCGCGGCAAACTTTGCCGGTAGCGCTCAAAAACGCCTTGGTGATTACTCGTCCGGACCTCGTATCTTCATTGACGGGTTGCAATCTTTTGGTTACCGCCGATCCCCGAGCATTGTTCATAGATTTGCTCGATCGGTTGATCGTCTACCCGGGATTCAACAGTTTTTCTTCGATAATCGATGCTGTGCCGATGATTGATCCTGAGGCAGAGATTCATCCGTGTGCAATCATTGAAGACGGTGTCGGCATTGGTGCTGGAACCCGTATTGCGGCCGGTTGTGTGATCAAGCGGGGGACTTTCATAGGCAAAGACGTTACGATTCGAGAAAATACCGTCGTTGGCTGCGACGGGATTGCGCTGTATAAGGCCTTGGATGGCAGGGTATTGCGTTTTCCCCATGTGGCTGGGGTGATCATAGAGGATCAGGTCGAAATCGGCGCCAATTGTGTGTTACCCAGAGGGGCGATGAAATGTTCCCGGGTCGGTAGTCAATCGGTGATCGGCAATCTTTGCAACTTGGGTCATGCGGTGCAGATCGGACGCAAGGTTTGGATGTCGGTAGGCTGCTTGATAGGCGGCAACTCGGTAATCGGCGATGGTAGTTCGTTGGGACTAGGCGTTAATGTCCGGGACAATCTGCAGATTGGTCAAAACTGCTCATTAGGGATGGGGAGCGTGGTGGTCAAAAACCTACCGGATGGAGATTCCGTTTTTGGGAATCCGGCCAAACGCATGCCACGCATCAAGGCCGGACCGGAACGGTAA
- a CDS encoding ketoacyl-ACP synthase III, whose product MIGIQAIGTYIPVQRIDNRERLSQFAVDESFLHDKIGMLRLAVKAADEETSDLCCKAFADLQRKVLFDSDEIQCIVVCTQNPDGSGLPHTSANVHGKLSLSDSCAAFDISLGCSGFVYGLSVIQAFMQANGFEKGILFTADPYSKIIDAQDKNTSLLFGDGATATLIGGRPLWQSGRFVFGSRGCESSAIQVEENGKLAMNGRGVFSFSATEVPSSIRRALSDNNLTENDVDCYLLHQGSRYIVDTIAKKLGVAPDKVPFGAADYGNTVSSSIPLLLNESAADHRIVVVAGFGVGLSWASTVLFKTEIGAD is encoded by the coding sequence ATGATCGGTATTCAAGCCATAGGCACTTATATTCCCGTTCAACGGATCGATAATCGGGAGCGGCTAAGCCAGTTTGCCGTCGATGAAAGTTTTCTGCACGACAAAATCGGTATGTTGCGCTTGGCGGTCAAAGCGGCGGACGAGGAAACTTCCGACTTATGTTGCAAGGCGTTTGCCGATTTGCAGCGAAAAGTCTTGTTCGATTCTGATGAAATCCAATGTATCGTGGTTTGCACACAAAATCCGGATGGGAGCGGCTTACCGCATACTTCGGCCAACGTGCACGGCAAGCTGAGTTTGTCGGACAGCTGCGCCGCGTTTGACATTTCCTTGGGTTGTTCGGGGTTCGTCTACGGTTTGTCGGTGATTCAAGCCTTCATGCAGGCCAATGGATTTGAAAAAGGGATACTGTTTACCGCCGATCCTTATTCCAAAATCATCGATGCGCAAGACAAGAATACCAGTCTGTTGTTCGGCGATGGTGCCACGGCAACGTTGATCGGCGGTCGCCCGTTATGGCAATCCGGCCGTTTCGTATTCGGTAGCCGCGGCTGCGAGTCCAGTGCCATACAAGTGGAAGAAAACGGCAAACTGGCCATGAACGGACGCGGCGTTTTCTCGTTTTCCGCGACCGAGGTACCCAGCAGTATCAGACGGGCCTTATCGGATAATAACCTCACGGAAAACGACGTTGATTGTTATTTGTTACATCAAGGTAGTCGTTACATAGTCGACACTATCGCCAAAAAGTTAGGTGTGGCGCCCGATAAGGTGCCGTTCGGCGCTGCCGATTACGGAAATACCGTATCGTCATCCATTCCATTGCTGCTGAACGAAAGTGCCGCTGACCACCGCATAGTGGTCGTCGCGGGATTTGGCGTCGGTTTGTCTTGGGCTAGCACGGTATTGTTCAAAACTGAAATAGGAGCGGATTAA
- a CDS encoding acyl carrier protein, with protein MNVTHEELIVLLENVGTSVDLAQLKGDELLEEAGVDSLEVMNFLLEVEQKFGVKIPDADIDKLNTLNDVRNYLQQKS; from the coding sequence ATGAATGTGACCCACGAAGAGCTAATCGTATTATTGGAAAACGTCGGTACCTCAGTCGACCTTGCGCAGCTCAAGGGCGACGAATTGTTAGAGGAGGCTGGGGTGGACTCCTTGGAAGTAATGAATTTTTTATTGGAAGTCGAACAGAAGTTCGGCGTCAAAATTCCGGATGCGGATATCGACAAGTTGAATACGCTTAATGACGTACGCAATTATTTGCAGCAAAAGTCTTAA
- a CDS encoding sulfotransferase: protein MKGKIDTAFHIGSACVRSIGKRKIFGIGRNKTGTSSLTVALQSLGFAVGRQIWGERLLKSWAVRDFKPIIRYCHTAQAFQDVPFSLPYTFQAMDMRFKGSKFILTVRDNPEQWYNSLTRFHKKMWGEQVLSSLSELKHVDYCYPGFAYDARALVHDVSEDDPYNKEILIRHYNFHNDVVMDYFRNRPDDLLVLNVAEKGAYKKLGDFLEVPCPADDFPWENKT from the coding sequence ATGAAGGGTAAAATCGATACGGCATTCCATATTGGTTCGGCATGTGTTCGATCAATCGGAAAACGCAAAATCTTCGGTATAGGGAGAAACAAGACCGGCACCAGCTCGCTGACGGTTGCACTGCAATCCCTGGGGTTTGCAGTAGGCCGGCAAATTTGGGGCGAGCGCCTATTGAAAAGCTGGGCTGTGCGGGATTTCAAGCCGATTATTCGGTATTGCCACACCGCACAGGCTTTTCAGGATGTTCCGTTTAGTCTGCCATACACTTTTCAGGCCATGGACATGCGCTTCAAAGGTAGTAAATTCATTCTGACCGTGCGCGACAATCCGGAACAGTGGTACAACTCCTTGACCCGCTTCCACAAAAAAATGTGGGGTGAACAGGTGTTAAGCAGTTTGAGCGAGCTTAAGCACGTGGATTATTGCTATCCGGGGTTTGCTTACGACGCCAGAGCACTGGTGCATGACGTGTCCGAAGACGATCCTTACAACAAGGAAATCCTGATTCGGCATTACAATTTTCATAACGATGTCGTAATGGACTATTTTCGTAATCGCCCGGACGATTTGTTGGTTCTGAATGTCGCCGAAAAAGGGGCGTACAAAAAACTAGGTGATTTTCTGGAAGTTCCTTGTCCGGCGGATGATTTTCCGTGGGAAAATAAGACCTAA
- a CDS encoding glycosyltransferase, with translation MQKTFLNIGCGRQHITGFVNMDIVKPYDRKLDARKGLPFPECSVDGIYSEHFFEHLTQAEGLGFLRECRRVLKPGGVVRIAMPDLDDLVRRYTSEDWRGDGDMFKLGFDWVENRCEMMNIAMREWGHKHVYNEEELVRIARYAGLEPIGRCRHGCSDIPELAGRETRNSSKLIMEFTLPARSSESRPLVSVLIPAYRADYFRQALTSALSQTYSHLEIIVCDDSANNSIESMTRELAQQDGRVTYIRNQPPQGGLGNYLNCFARANGEFIKFLNDDDVLEPNCIEKMLNVFAAHPGVTLVTSKRVLIDSRGERLPDLPATQRLCREDSELDGISCANALIAGQINFLGEPSTAMFRKIDLAWVKPHFMSIGGLIGIGAGDVAMWLNLLGRGNGYYIAEPLSYFRLHEQQRQQDPAIQQQGQQTWRKFIFQGRRLGLMPHLLVWGIRSRSAGSNVWRTMQIVTSPLFLIQLRGYFRIAKERYLRRG, from the coding sequence GTGCAAAAAACTTTCTTGAATATTGGCTGCGGTAGGCAACACATTACCGGCTTCGTCAACATGGATATCGTCAAGCCATACGATAGAAAACTGGATGCGCGTAAAGGCCTACCTTTCCCCGAATGCAGTGTCGACGGCATATATAGCGAGCATTTTTTCGAACATCTGACGCAAGCGGAAGGTTTGGGTTTTTTGCGCGAATGCCGGCGGGTGTTGAAACCCGGCGGCGTAGTGCGAATTGCAATGCCGGATCTGGATGACCTCGTCAGACGCTATACCTCGGAGGACTGGCGCGGTGACGGCGACATGTTCAAACTCGGCTTCGATTGGGTGGAAAATCGTTGCGAGATGATGAATATCGCGATGCGGGAATGGGGACACAAGCACGTTTATAACGAAGAAGAACTGGTCAGAATTGCCCGATATGCCGGACTCGAACCGATAGGGCGCTGCCGCCACGGTTGCAGCGACATACCCGAGTTGGCAGGCAGGGAGACTCGCAATAGCTCGAAATTGATCATGGAATTCACCTTGCCTGCGCGTTCGTCCGAAAGCCGGCCATTGGTCAGTGTGCTGATTCCAGCCTACCGCGCCGATTATTTTCGGCAAGCGTTAACCAGCGCATTGTCGCAAACCTATTCACATCTGGAAATCATCGTATGCGACGATTCCGCCAACAACAGCATCGAATCAATGACGCGCGAACTTGCGCAACAAGACGGCCGGGTGACCTATATTCGAAACCAGCCGCCGCAGGGTGGTTTGGGCAATTATTTAAACTGCTTTGCCCGAGCTAACGGCGAATTCATCAAGTTTTTGAATGACGACGATGTATTGGAGCCTAACTGCATTGAAAAAATGCTCAACGTATTTGCCGCGCATCCCGGAGTAACCTTGGTGACCTCCAAGCGGGTGTTGATCGATAGCCGGGGAGAACGTTTGCCCGATCTGCCTGCCACTCAACGCTTGTGCCGTGAGGACAGCGAATTGGATGGGATCAGTTGCGCCAATGCGTTGATTGCCGGGCAAATTAATTTTTTAGGCGAGCCTTCCACTGCGATGTTCAGGAAAATCGATTTGGCTTGGGTTAAACCGCACTTTATGAGTATTGGCGGCTTGATAGGGATTGGGGCAGGCGATGTCGCCATGTGGCTTAATTTGTTGGGTAGGGGGAATGGCTACTACATCGCCGAACCGCTCAGTTACTTTCGACTGCACGAACAGCAACGACAACAAGACCCAGCGATTCAGCAACAAGGTCAGCAGACTTGGCGTAAGTTTATTTTTCAGGGGCGCCGCTTGGGTTTGATGCCGCATTTGCTGGTTTGGGGCATTCGTAGCAGATCCGCCGGTTCGAACGTGTGGCGGACCATGCAGATTGTAACGTCGCCGCTATTTCTGATTCAGTTGCGTGGCTATTTCAGGATTGCAAAAGAACGCTATTTGCGTCGAGGATAA
- a CDS encoding glycosyltransferase family 2 protein — protein MRQASSCPGTPAVAVLLSTYNGERFLEALLDSLIAQDYPHLGIWVRDDGSSDRSLSVLERYAAAGKITRLLHGGNVGVVDSFLELLRSAGDEYAYYAFCDQDDVWYPGKVSAAVQTLQSQEDGKPLLYCGRLEYVNPQLAPLGLSPVPARMGLGNALVENVVTGCTSVINAQARRVLLERWPPTVQMHDWWLYLVISAVGRVIYDSRSFIRYRLHDHNTIGATLNPLQAFSRKLIRFLRRDKSGVFAASAQAAAFAEIYADLLNHEQKTLLERFLLGKRSLFRRINLCCNKRVWRQGRLENLLLKGLLLFNRY, from the coding sequence ATGCGGCAAGCCTCATCCTGTCCCGGTACGCCGGCAGTGGCCGTGTTATTGTCTACTTATAACGGCGAACGGTTTCTTGAAGCGTTACTCGACAGTCTCATTGCGCAAGATTATCCGCATCTGGGTATTTGGGTAAGAGACGACGGTTCCTCCGACCGCAGTTTGAGCGTGCTCGAGCGTTATGCGGCAGCCGGAAAAATTACACGTTTGTTGCACGGTGGCAACGTCGGCGTTGTCGACAGTTTTTTGGAGTTGTTGCGATCGGCTGGCGACGAATATGCCTATTACGCGTTTTGCGATCAAGATGATGTTTGGTATCCCGGTAAAGTAAGCGCTGCCGTACAAACATTGCAGTCACAGGAGGACGGCAAACCGTTGTTGTATTGCGGGCGGCTTGAATATGTAAACCCGCAACTGGCGCCTCTTGGTTTATCTCCGGTTCCAGCAAGGATGGGGCTGGGTAATGCATTAGTCGAAAACGTTGTAACCGGTTGCACTAGCGTAATTAATGCCCAGGCTCGCCGGGTTTTGCTGGAGCGGTGGCCGCCGACCGTGCAAATGCACGATTGGTGGTTGTATTTGGTAATTTCCGCAGTTGGTCGCGTCATATACGATTCGCGCAGTTTTATTCGATACCGCTTGCACGATCACAATACCATCGGCGCCACGCTCAATCCGCTACAAGCGTTTAGCCGCAAACTCATCCGTTTCCTTCGACGAGATAAAAGTGGGGTTTTTGCCGCATCCGCTCAAGCCGCGGCGTTTGCCGAAATATACGCAGATTTACTGAACCACGAGCAAAAAACACTGCTAGAGCGGTTCCTGCTGGGTAAGCGTTCGTTGTTTCGCAGGATTAACCTGTGCTGCAACAAGCGGGTGTGGCGGCAAGGCAGATTGGAAAATTTGTTACTCAAAGGCTTACTATTGTTCAATAGGTACTGA
- a CDS encoding glycosyltransferase yields MAVALQPQLISLSVVSHGQAGLLQHLLDDLLKLPQPERFELILTRNIPEVWPFEIDRLPFSVKVIENSQPKGFGANHNAAFRAAAGDWFCVLNPDVLLPEDPFPELLNSLHQAGAALAAPVVFNSAGNREDSARAFPTLSSLATKALGRDGAVYSSDPQNDGSPDWLAGMFLLFRSADFAKIGGFDEGFYLYYEDVDICARLRKAGFKLVLCSGAKVIHDAQRSSHHNWRYRYWHLASMLRYFLKHWWRLP; encoded by the coding sequence ATGGCCGTCGCACTCCAACCTCAATTAATCTCGCTTTCCGTGGTGAGTCACGGGCAAGCCGGTTTGCTTCAACACCTGCTCGACGATTTGCTGAAACTGCCGCAGCCGGAGCGTTTTGAATTGATTTTGACGCGCAATATTCCCGAGGTGTGGCCATTTGAAATCGATCGGCTACCGTTTTCGGTGAAAGTGATTGAAAATTCGCAGCCCAAGGGATTTGGTGCCAACCACAATGCCGCTTTCCGGGCAGCCGCCGGCGATTGGTTTTGCGTATTGAATCCGGACGTTCTATTGCCGGAAGATCCCTTTCCTGAATTGTTGAACAGTTTGCATCAGGCCGGAGCGGCATTGGCGGCACCTGTCGTATTCAATTCCGCGGGTAACAGGGAAGATAGCGCGCGAGCGTTTCCGACATTGAGTAGTCTGGCTACCAAAGCCTTAGGACGCGATGGCGCGGTTTATTCTAGTGATCCGCAAAATGATGGGTCTCCCGACTGGCTGGCCGGAATGTTTTTATTGTTTCGTAGCGCCGATTTCGCAAAGATTGGCGGATTCGACGAAGGCTTTTATCTTTATTACGAGGATGTCGATATTTGTGCACGTCTGCGCAAGGCCGGTTTTAAGCTCGTGCTTTGTTCCGGAGCTAAAGTTATACACGATGCACAACGCAGCAGTCATCACAATTGGCGTTATCGCTACTGGCACCTTGCCAGCATGCTGCGTTATTTCCTTAAACATTGGTGGCGGTTGCCGTGA
- a CDS encoding NAD-dependent epimerase/dehydratase family protein, translating into MNVAIGSEQSSGVSERQQSIALVTGAGGFIGQRLVAALQEHGYIVRTLSRGLGDANNPEHFALDLAMDDCPAGLCLGVSMIFHLAGKAHDLAAHVANVSQYRHVNVEGTRKLLEAAKQAGVPRFVFFSSVKAVGDGQPQPMDETVSAPADGPYGESKYQAEQLVLHGGYVPHPLVIRPSMVYGNTDKGNLPMMIKAIRRGLFPPLPDTGNRRSMVHVDDLVRAAILAAESAQTAGKVYIVTDGHAYSTRQLYDEIRAALGKAPIAWALPYGLLHGLARLGDGIGRLLQRRFPFDSVALDKLTGSAWYSSARIEADLGFRPTKNLPNSLPDLVRFLDSL; encoded by the coding sequence ATGAACGTGGCGATTGGCTCTGAGCAAAGTTCCGGCGTGAGTGAACGGCAACAGTCGATTGCATTAGTGACGGGTGCTGGCGGATTTATCGGCCAGCGCTTGGTTGCGGCGTTGCAAGAACACGGCTATATCGTGCGCACCCTAAGCCGAGGGCTTGGCGATGCGAATAACCCCGAGCATTTTGCGCTGGATTTAGCGATGGATGACTGTCCTGCTGGGTTATGCCTAGGCGTCAGCATGATATTCCATTTAGCCGGCAAGGCGCACGATTTGGCCGCACACGTCGCCAATGTATCTCAGTACCGGCACGTCAACGTCGAGGGTACCCGCAAGCTGCTGGAAGCGGCCAAACAGGCCGGGGTGCCGAGATTCGTTTTTTTTAGCAGCGTCAAGGCGGTGGGCGATGGCCAGCCGCAACCGATGGACGAAACCGTTTCCGCGCCGGCCGACGGCCCTTACGGCGAGTCCAAATACCAAGCCGAACAATTGGTATTGCATGGCGGTTATGTGCCGCATCCGCTGGTGATTCGCCCCAGTATGGTGTATGGCAATACCGACAAGGGCAATCTGCCGATGATGATCAAAGCCATTCGCCGTGGTCTGTTCCCACCGCTGCCGGATACGGGTAATCGCCGCTCTATGGTGCATGTCGACGATTTGGTGCGGGCCGCCATATTAGCCGCCGAATCCGCACAGACCGCCGGCAAGGTTTATATCGTAACCGACGGGCACGCTTATTCCACCCGGCAACTTTACGATGAAATCAGGGCGGCATTAGGTAAAGCTCCGATCGCTTGGGCGCTGCCGTATGGTTTGTTGCACGGTCTGGCTAGATTGGGCGACGGCATCGGCCGCTTATTGCAGCGGCGGTTTCCGTTCGATAGCGTCGCCCTGGATAAATTGACCGGCTCGGCGTGGTATTCGTCGGCCAGAATAGAAGCCGACTTAGGCTTTCGACCAACAAAAAATCTACCTAACTCTCTTCCGGACCTGGTCCGATTCCTGGATTCCCTCTAA
- a CDS encoding MraY family glycosyltransferase, with translation MLLQFFLVFVLSVVLTGLIRNYALSRKVLDIPNQRSSHSLPTPRGGGLAIVLSFAVGVALLAGRQAISAQTVWILAACLPVAVIGFFDDHSHIPARWRFLIHAVSALVALYLMHGMPLLWIPAPLDGWLHRLWMDWHWLGYPVGAFLLVWFLNLFNFMDGTDGIAASEALFVSAALAGYSYFPDPGLAATALSLSAAALGFLCWNWPKAKIFMGDVGSGFLGLLLGLLILCAARQAGVLLYCGLILFGLFIVDASYTLLYRMLSGQVWHQAHCSHGYQRAAKRYGHLAVLLSCWGINLAWLLPISLLVFLNPSYALAGLLLAYSPLLVLVRLLEAGRPETALP, from the coding sequence GTGTTATTACAGTTTTTTCTGGTTTTTGTCTTGTCGGTCGTATTGACCGGTCTGATTCGAAATTATGCGTTGTCGCGCAAGGTATTGGATATTCCCAATCAACGCAGTTCGCATAGTCTTCCTACACCACGCGGTGGTGGCTTGGCCATTGTGTTGAGTTTTGCCGTCGGCGTGGCCTTGCTTGCCGGTCGGCAGGCGATTTCAGCGCAAACCGTCTGGATATTGGCCGCCTGTCTGCCGGTTGCCGTGATCGGTTTTTTTGACGACCATAGCCACATACCCGCTCGCTGGCGGTTTTTGATACATGCCGTGTCGGCATTGGTGGCGTTGTATTTGATGCACGGTATGCCCTTGCTGTGGATTCCGGCGCCGTTGGACGGCTGGTTGCATCGCTTGTGGATGGACTGGCATTGGTTGGGCTATCCGGTGGGAGCGTTTTTGCTGGTGTGGTTTTTGAATTTGTTCAATTTCATGGACGGTACCGACGGCATTGCGGCTTCGGAAGCCTTGTTCGTATCGGCGGCATTGGCCGGCTACAGCTATTTTCCGGATCCCGGTTTAGCCGCGACTGCGCTGAGTTTAAGCGCCGCCGCTTTAGGTTTTTTATGTTGGAACTGGCCCAAGGCCAAGATTTTCATGGGCGATGTCGGCAGCGGTTTTTTAGGATTACTGCTGGGATTGCTGATACTGTGCGCTGCCCGGCAAGCAGGCGTATTGCTATATTGCGGTTTGATTTTATTCGGCCTGTTTATTGTGGATGCCAGCTACACCCTGTTGTATCGCATGCTTAGCGGTCAGGTATGGCATCAAGCGCATTGCTCGCACGGCTATCAACGCGCGGCCAAACGTTACGGCCATTTAGCCGTGTTATTGAGCTGTTGGGGCATTAATCTGGCTTGGCTGTTGCCGATTTCCCTGCTGGTGTTTTTGAATCCAAGTTACGCATTGGCCGGTTTGCTGCTCGCTTATTCACCCTTGTTGGTTTTGGTACGCCTTTTGGAAGCCGGCCGCCCGGAAACCGCCTTACCATGA